A part of Desulfobacter sp. genomic DNA contains:
- the ftsA gene encoding cell division protein FtsA produces MQGNEKILVGLDIGTTKICAVVGEMLDEEINIIGVGSHPSTGLRKGSVVNIESTVDSIKKAVEEAELMAGCDISSVYVGIAGSHIKGFNSHGIIAIKGREITENDVERVIDAAKAVAIPTDREILHVIPQEFIVDDMESIQNPVGMTAIRLEAKIHIVTGAVSSARNIVKCCNKAGLEVCDIVLESLASGHAVLTDEEKELGCVLADMGGGTTDLALFKDNNVKFIYELTVGGHNLTNDISIGLRTPLPEAEKIKIEHGTCVPQNVRSGATIEVPAVGGREPRRLAKGILAEILEPRVEEVFSLLKKELFSNGLENAFPAGFVLTGGSVVMNGINEIAESVFNVPVRVGEPNRIGGLKDIVKNPAYATGVGLVIFGSTAACRMDVRQAETQGVQSIFNRMKQWFKDII; encoded by the coding sequence TTGCAGGGAAATGAAAAAATTTTAGTCGGCCTTGATATCGGCACCACGAAAATATGTGCCGTGGTGGGCGAAATGCTCGATGAGGAGATCAATATCATCGGCGTTGGATCCCACCCGTCCACCGGCCTGCGCAAGGGATCGGTGGTGAATATCGAATCAACGGTGGACTCCATTAAAAAGGCTGTGGAAGAAGCTGAACTCATGGCCGGATGCGATATTTCCTCCGTATATGTTGGCATTGCCGGCAGCCATATCAAGGGGTTCAACAGCCACGGCATCATCGCCATCAAGGGCCGTGAGATTACAGAAAACGATGTCGAGCGGGTGATCGATGCGGCCAAGGCTGTTGCCATCCCCACGGACCGGGAGATCCTCCATGTCATTCCCCAGGAGTTCATCGTGGATGACATGGAATCCATCCAGAACCCCGTGGGCATGACCGCCATCCGCCTGGAAGCCAAAATCCACATCGTCACAGGTGCGGTCTCCTCGGCCCGGAACATTGTAAAATGCTGCAACAAGGCAGGGCTTGAGGTCTGCGACATTGTCCTGGAGTCCCTGGCCTCGGGCCATGCCGTGCTCACAGACGAGGAAAAAGAGCTGGGATGCGTTCTGGCGGACATGGGCGGCGGCACCACGGACCTGGCCCTGTTCAAGGACAATAACGTAAAATTCATTTACGAACTCACCGTGGGCGGACACAACCTTACCAACGACATTTCCATCGGCCTCCGGACCCCCCTGCCGGAAGCGGAAAAAATAAAAATCGAGCATGGTACCTGTGTCCCCCAGAATGTCCGTTCCGGCGCCACCATTGAGGTGCCGGCCGTGGGCGGCAGGGAGCCCAGGCGTCTGGCCAAGGGCATCCTGGCCGAGATACTGGAACCCCGGGTGGAAGAGGTTTTTTCCCTGTTGAAAAAAGAACTTTTCTCCAACGGACTTGAAAATGCATTTCCTGCCGGATTCGTCCTCACTGGCGGATCGGTGGTCATGAACGGCATTAATGAGATTGCCGAATCAGTGTTCAACGTTCCGGTGCGGGTGGGGGAACCCAACCGTATCGGCGGGCTCAAAGATATTGTGAAAAACCCGGCTTACGCCACCGGCGTAGGGCTTGTGATTTTCGGCTCCACTGCAGCCTGCAGAATGGATGTGCGACAAGCGGAAACACAAGGGGTGCAAAGTATATTTAATAGAATGAAACAATGGTTTAAGGATATCATTTAA
- the ftsZ gene encoding cell division protein FtsZ: MNFSYVENDNKAKIKVIGVGGAGGNAVNNMIDAKLQGVKFIVANTDAQALEQSKAEVKIQLGSSLTEGLGAGADPNIGREAALESMDELRAALEESHMVFITAGFGGGTGTGAAPVIAEVCKDLGILTVAVASKPFSFEGKKREKQALAGLDKLHGITDTVITIPNDRLRGIAPKGARMVDMFIKADEILHHSVKGITDLIMMPGHVNLDFADVKTTMQKAGKALMGIGIASGENRATEAAEKAISHPLLEDISISGAKGVLMNITSSSDLTLDEMTEASDRIYEEVGDDAEIIWGQTFDEDLGDEMRITVIATGIGQAEPELAENMHRFDPKPVQHQAHQTVAPQAAHAAVGAQAVAPAAHAAYATQAYASPAPDMQPDSQREVIARGVVRDLTDEERNTWGEYDNPVRITGRRVVGDEDMMQDYGMKFDSDDLEVPTFLRRKAD; encoded by the coding sequence ATGAATTTTTCTTACGTGGAAAACGACAACAAAGCAAAAATCAAGGTAATCGGTGTTGGCGGCGCCGGCGGCAATGCAGTCAACAACATGATCGACGCCAAGCTCCAGGGCGTTAAATTCATCGTAGCCAATACCGATGCCCAGGCCCTGGAACAGTCCAAGGCCGAGGTAAAAATCCAGCTGGGTTCTTCCCTGACCGAAGGCCTGGGCGCAGGTGCCGATCCCAATATCGGCCGGGAAGCCGCCCTGGAAAGCATGGATGAACTGAGGGCCGCCCTGGAAGAAAGCCACATGGTATTCATCACCGCCGGTTTCGGCGGCGGGACCGGTACCGGCGCAGCGCCGGTCATTGCGGAAGTCTGCAAGGATCTTGGCATCCTCACCGTTGCCGTGGCGTCCAAGCCCTTTTCCTTTGAAGGAAAGAAAAGGGAAAAACAGGCCCTGGCCGGCCTGGACAAGCTCCACGGCATCACCGACACCGTCATCACCATTCCCAACGACAGGCTGAGGGGCATTGCCCCCAAGGGCGCCCGCATGGTGGACATGTTCATCAAGGCCGACGAAATCCTGCACCACTCCGTAAAAGGCATCACTGACCTGATCATGATGCCCGGCCACGTCAACCTTGACTTTGCCGACGTAAAGACCACCATGCAGAAGGCCGGCAAGGCCCTCATGGGTATCGGCATTGCATCCGGCGAAAACCGGGCAACGGAAGCGGCGGAAAAAGCCATTTCCCATCCCCTGCTGGAAGACATCTCCATTTCCGGCGCCAAGGGCGTTCTCATGAACATCACCTCCTCCTCGGACCTGACCCTGGACGAGATGACCGAAGCCTCCGACCGTATCTACGAGGAAGTGGGCGACGATGCCGAAATCATCTGGGGCCAGACCTTTGACGAGGACCTGGGCGATGAAATGCGCATCACCGTCATTGCCACCGGCATCGGCCAGGCAGAACCCGAACTGGCTGAGAACATGCACCGCTTTGACCCCAAACCGGTACAGCACCAGGCCCACCAGACCGTTGCCCCCCAGGCCGCCCATGCGGCGGTTGGTGCCCAGGCGGTTGCCCCTGCTGCCCATGCCGCATATGCCACCCAGGCCTATGCCTCTCCCGCACCGGACATGCAGCCTGACAGCCAGCGAGAAGTCATTGCCAGGGGCGTGGTTCGGGATCTGACCGACGAAGAGCGGAACACCTGGGGCGAATATGACAATCCGGTAAGAATCACCGGCCGCCGGGTGGTGGGAGACGAGGATATGATGCAGGATTACGGTATGAAATTTGATTCAGATGACCTGGAGGTGCCCACTTTTTTGAGACGTAAAGCAGACTAG
- a CDS encoding radical SAM protein produces MKKRRRPARPPQPVKEEGAIVKRGRGLTKVALVYPNTYKAGMSSLGFQTVYRLANQDRRIACERVFLPDTRKKSPGHAPQKGSEKILSLETGLPLDQFDMILFSISFENDFLNLARILRASGIPLRSSDRNHIHPLVAAGGVACFLNPEPIAPFMDLFLLGEAECLLPPFFDLFHRAGQKKDSRTALLEQIEGQMAGAYVPDNHAPILYPDPDLPIDQGPGCSENSGSVHVQYIGDLSQTRTTTAVMTSNTAFKDTFLIETLKGCPNGCRFCTAGFIYRPPRVYPKDTILSAMDEAAQKTDRVGLVSSAVLDHPDIKAICRYGRNQGLTLSFSSLRADKLDKEIIAGLAESHVKTATIAPEAGSHRMRQIINKKLTRRQILDAAQSLVDQGIINLRLYFMIGLPFETPEDVSAIVDLTRDIKAVFLAASRKKKKIGTITLSINPFIPKPATPFQWSAMTAESELKKRVDIIRHGLKKEPNVALNFESLRQARIHALLSLGDRKAADLIELALEQGWTRALKSAPGYCRQVIYTEKTRLAPGSLPWDVLRHRVSDSFLRKELARAEKEKHSVSCPMKPCRDCRICMADPGQAPE; encoded by the coding sequence ATGAAAAAGAGGCGCAGACCGGCCCGGCCCCCCCAGCCCGTAAAGGAGGAGGGGGCAATTGTCAAACGGGGCCGGGGGCTGACCAAAGTCGCATTGGTCTACCCCAACACCTACAAGGCCGGCATGTCTTCCCTGGGGTTCCAGACGGTGTACCGCCTGGCCAACCAGGACCGGCGGATCGCCTGTGAACGGGTCTTTTTGCCTGACACCCGCAAAAAGAGCCCGGGACATGCGCCGCAAAAAGGCAGTGAAAAAATCCTCAGCCTTGAAACCGGTCTGCCCCTGGATCAATTTGACATGATCCTCTTCTCAATTTCCTTTGAGAATGACTTTTTGAACCTTGCCCGCATATTGCGGGCATCAGGCATCCCCCTGCGGTCATCCGATCGAAACCACATCCACCCCCTGGTGGCTGCAGGGGGAGTTGCCTGTTTCCTAAATCCTGAACCCATTGCCCCGTTTATGGATCTTTTTTTGCTGGGGGAAGCCGAATGCCTGCTCCCTCCTTTTTTCGACCTGTTTCACCGGGCCGGGCAGAAAAAGGATTCCAGAACGGCACTGCTGGAACAGATTGAAGGGCAGATGGCCGGGGCCTATGTCCCGGACAACCATGCCCCCATTCTTTATCCGGATCCGGATCTCCCCATTGACCAGGGACCGGGCTGTTCCGAAAATTCGGGCAGCGTCCATGTTCAATATATCGGGGACTTGTCCCAAACCCGGACCACCACTGCCGTCATGACTTCCAATACGGCTTTCAAGGACACCTTTCTCATTGAAACCCTCAAAGGATGTCCCAACGGCTGCCGCTTTTGCACGGCCGGTTTCATTTACCGGCCGCCCAGGGTCTACCCCAAAGACACCATTCTCTCCGCCATGGACGAGGCCGCCCAGAAAACTGACCGGGTGGGCCTGGTCAGCTCCGCCGTTCTGGACCACCCGGATATCAAGGCAATCTGCCGGTACGGCCGGAACCAGGGCCTGACCCTTTCCTTCTCTTCACTGAGGGCGGACAAGCTTGACAAAGAGATCATCGCAGGGCTGGCAGAATCCCATGTAAAGACGGCCACCATTGCGCCGGAGGCCGGTTCACACCGCATGCGGCAGATCATTAATAAAAAACTGACCCGGCGGCAGATCCTTGATGCGGCACAGTCCCTGGTGGACCAGGGCATCATCAACCTGCGCCTTTATTTTATGATCGGCCTGCCCTTTGAAACCCCCGAGGATGTCAGTGCCATTGTGGACCTGACCCGGGATATCAAGGCCGTTTTCCTGGCTGCCTCCCGGAAAAAGAAAAAAATTGGCACCATCACCCTGAGCATCAACCCGTTTATTCCCAAACCGGCCACCCCCTTTCAATGGTCGGCCATGACGGCGGAATCAGAACTTAAAAAACGGGTGGACATCATCCGCCACGGACTGAAAAAGGAGCCCAATGTGGCCCTGAACTTTGAATCCCTGCGCCAGGCCAGGATCCATGCCCTGCTCTCCTTGGGAGACCGGAAGGCTGCGGATCTCATCGAGCTGGCCCTGGAACAGGGCTGGACCCGGGCCTTGAAATCCGCTCCCGGATACTGCCGGCAGGTGATTTATACGGAAAAAACCAGGCTGGCCCCGGGTTCACTGCCCTGGGATGTTCTCAGGCACCGGGTATCCGACAGCTTTCTGCGCAAAGAACTTGCCCGGGCCGAAAAAGAAAAGCACTCTGTCTCATGCCCCATGAAACCCTGCAGGGACTGCAGGATATGCATGGCAGATCCCGGCCAGGCGCCGGAATAA
- a CDS encoding chemotaxis protein CheA: MSTKDAAYSSIRTSLEALSLEIVLADPADPMAFKKSLGLLKKIHIQAKRQKNTALATATSEAAKCIQKIRKNQGDVTAELEALDTFIAEMPPLADPVHGKNPAHPGETEAPCRGNGPSSHPPSALPPHLSQEDVNSFLATKMPVLDKLEALILEFESGNTQETAHEMKRLIHTMKGECGFLSLTEAEHLCHRTEDLLLMDVAPDFAEILLQVKDWFQETFRNYALGRKPQTAPRQILSRLDTYAVQLNPASQRPGPDQDCEESRQGKIQEENNGFSRPVQIDARRLDQLIDIIGELAIAEAMVAMGVRRKEQETQAFSNALKALGQSTRALQEIGHSLRMVPLTPLFNRMKRMARDLARKQNKKLEVIIQGELTELDKNLVEGLADPLIHIIRNSIDHGIEPDALDRINAGKPGTAALTLNGFHKGGSLYIQVTDDGRGIDRDKLVQRAVAAGLVEETDTLDAISTLNLVFHSGLSTAEQVTDISGRGIGMDVARDAISQFNGTITLDSEPGKGTCVTLKLPLTLSIMDGMIVAVAHRDGGEEDHYVLPTLSIVSSMAVSKEMVNTAMGKNEYIRVREELIPLLDLNRFFNPGQKPMSRTADNGIVVIVEDAGIKAGLVVSELVSKQNFVRKPLKGISRDIPGVSGATILADGRVCLILDTAALVAAAREKSPQ, translated from the coding sequence ATGAGTACAAAAGACGCCGCATATTCAAGTATCAGGACTTCCCTTGAAGCCCTCAGCCTGGAAATCGTCCTGGCCGATCCTGCTGATCCCATGGCCTTTAAAAAAAGCCTGGGCCTGCTTAAAAAAATCCATATCCAGGCAAAAAGACAAAAAAATACCGCCCTGGCTACCGCCACCTCGGAGGCGGCAAAATGCATCCAAAAAATAAGGAAAAACCAGGGGGATGTCACCGCGGAACTGGAAGCCCTGGACACCTTTATTGCCGAAATGCCCCCCCTTGCGGATCCGGTTCACGGCAAAAACCCGGCGCATCCGGGAGAAACAGAGGCGCCCTGCAGAGGAAACGGTCCCTCTTCCCATCCCCCTTCCGCCCTGCCCCCCCACCTGAGCCAAGAAGACGTTAACAGCTTTCTCGCCACAAAAATGCCGGTGTTAGATAAACTGGAAGCCCTGATCCTGGAATTTGAAAGCGGCAATACCCAAGAAACGGCCCATGAGATGAAGCGTCTCATCCACACCATGAAGGGGGAGTGCGGCTTTCTGTCACTCACTGAGGCCGAGCACCTCTGCCACCGGACCGAAGACCTGCTGCTCATGGATGTGGCTCCGGATTTTGCCGAAATTCTTCTCCAGGTCAAAGACTGGTTCCAGGAAACCTTCAGAAATTATGCCCTGGGCCGGAAACCCCAAACTGCCCCCCGGCAGATTCTCAGCCGCCTGGATACGTATGCGGTCCAGCTTAACCCGGCATCCCAGAGGCCAGGGCCAGACCAAGACTGTGAAGAGAGCCGTCAGGGGAAAATACAGGAAGAAAATAACGGCTTTAGCCGCCCGGTTCAGATCGACGCCCGCCGTCTGGACCAGCTCATCGACATTATTGGGGAACTGGCCATTGCAGAGGCCATGGTTGCCATGGGCGTCCGCCGGAAGGAACAGGAGACCCAAGCATTCAGCAACGCCCTCAAAGCCCTGGGCCAAAGCACCAGGGCCCTGCAGGAAATCGGCCATTCCCTGAGGATGGTGCCTCTCACCCCTTTATTCAACCGAATGAAACGGATGGCCCGGGACCTGGCCAGAAAACAAAATAAAAAACTGGAAGTCATTATCCAGGGAGAATTGACGGAACTGGACAAAAACCTGGTGGAGGGCCTTGCCGATCCACTGATCCACATCATTCGAAACAGTATAGACCACGGCATTGAACCAGATGCCCTGGACCGCATCAATGCGGGCAAGCCCGGGACTGCAGCCCTCACCCTAAATGGTTTTCACAAAGGGGGAAGTCTATACATCCAGGTTACAGATGACGGCAGGGGGATTGACCGGGACAAACTGGTACAACGGGCGGTTGCCGCAGGCCTGGTGGAAGAGACCGACACACTTGACGCCATCTCAACCCTCAACCTGGTTTTCCACTCCGGGCTGAGTACGGCCGAGCAGGTAACTGATATTTCCGGCAGGGGCATCGGCATGGATGTGGCCCGGGACGCCATTTCCCAGTTCAACGGCACCATTACCCTTGACTCCGAGCCGGGCAAAGGCACTTGTGTGACCCTCAAGCTGCCCTTGACCCTCTCCATCATGGACGGCATGATTGTCGCCGTTGCCCACCGGGATGGAGGGGAAGAGGACCATTACGTCCTTCCCACCCTTTCCATTGTCTCATCCATGGCTGTTTCCAAGGAAATGGTAAACACGGCCATGGGGAAAAATGAATATATCCGGGTCAGGGAAGAACTGATTCCGCTGCTGGACCTGAACCGTTTTTTCAATCCCGGCCAAAAGCCGATGAGCCGCACGGCGGATAACGGTATCGTGGTGATTGTGGAAGATGCCGGGATTAAGGCGGGGCTGGTGGTCAGCGAACTGGTGTCCAAGCAGAACTTTGTGCGCAAGCCCTTGAAAGGGATTTCAAGGGATATTCCCGGGGTATCCGGGGCCACCATCCTGGCCGACGGCAGGGTCTGCCTTATTCTTGACACCGCCGCCCTGGTGGCAGCCGCCCGGGAGAAATCCCCCCAATAG
- a CDS encoding diguanylate cyclase, with product MNDFFSRQFALMDDLPIGVFVVDDHYHILFWNRCMENWTKKSFSQVEGRELHELYPRFRETQYTSRIDSILGGGPPIVLSSQLHGRLFSCVLSDGEPRILQTTVTNVQGPGKDRCYAMFAVKDVTELSRRIIESRKMEKKAVAEIEQRKAVEKELRRANDKILAQTRAVIEEERLKVLLQMAGATAHELNQPLMILLGNLELLEMDRDHPDKLLERIQKINTAGKRIADIIKKIQNVRHVSKISYSGGGDIIDIHRKERILCVEDDPACFKMIKTMLADTIRPDLSHALTLDEAIKALDENRFDLVILGYVLPDGDAFDLLAHLKERDISIPAIVLIDQGDGITASQLFRQGASDYLSRQHLDKAGLVESIRFSLEQHLLKQDRENPTVIMGADAARDELTGLFNRRFFAEALERETSGIDRYDNDLALCLLNIDHFKKVNDTYGHPVGDKVLVRIARFITENLRKYDIPCRYGGEVFGILLPNTGKAGAESMCNRIREQVALHHFEYGEFSFNITLSAGIAMGGKTAQTGGHVLPEYLIQAADTALYRAKDRGRNMVVVA from the coding sequence ATGAACGATTTTTTTTCCCGGCAGTTTGCTTTGATGGATGACCTTCCCATCGGGGTCTTTGTGGTGGATGATCACTACCATATCCTGTTCTGGAACCGGTGTATGGAAAACTGGACCAAAAAGTCGTTCTCCCAGGTTGAGGGCCGTGAACTGCATGAGCTTTACCCCCGGTTCAGGGAAACACAATACACCAGCCGGATTGATTCCATACTGGGGGGAGGCCCGCCAATAGTTTTGTCCTCCCAGCTCCACGGCCGCTTATTTTCCTGCGTCCTTTCAGACGGCGAACCGAGAATTCTCCAGACAACGGTTACCAATGTCCAGGGGCCCGGAAAGGACCGTTGTTACGCCATGTTTGCGGTGAAAGATGTGACCGAACTCTCGCGCCGAATTATCGAATCCCGCAAAATGGAAAAAAAGGCCGTGGCGGAAATAGAACAGCGGAAAGCCGTTGAAAAGGAGCTGCGCAGGGCCAATGATAAAATCCTGGCCCAGACCCGGGCGGTTATCGAAGAAGAGCGGCTCAAAGTGCTGCTGCAGATGGCAGGGGCGACCGCCCACGAATTGAACCAGCCGCTGATGATCCTTCTGGGCAATCTTGAACTGCTTGAGATGGACCGGGATCATCCTGATAAACTCCTGGAGCGGATTCAAAAGATTAACACGGCTGGAAAGCGAATTGCCGATATCATTAAAAAGATTCAGAACGTAAGGCATGTGTCCAAGATAAGCTACAGCGGGGGCGGGGATATTATTGATATTCACCGGAAAGAACGTATTCTCTGTGTGGAAGATGATCCTGCCTGTTTTAAAATGATCAAAACGATGCTGGCGGACACCATCCGTCCGGACCTCAGCCATGCCCTGACCTTGGATGAAGCAATAAAGGCGCTTGACGAAAACAGGTTTGATCTGGTGATCCTGGGATATGTCCTGCCCGACGGAGATGCCTTTGATTTACTGGCCCATCTAAAGGAGAGGGATATCAGCATCCCGGCCATTGTCCTCATCGATCAGGGAGATGGTATCACAGCCTCCCAGCTCTTTCGCCAGGGGGCGTCAGATTACCTGTCCAGACAGCATCTGGATAAGGCCGGACTGGTGGAGTCCATCCGGTTCAGCCTGGAGCAGCACCTCCTTAAACAGGACCGGGAAAATCCCACGGTGATCATGGGGGCTGATGCCGCCCGGGATGAACTCACCGGCCTGTTCAACCGCCGGTTTTTTGCCGAGGCCCTGGAACGGGAAACTTCCGGCATTGACCGCTATGACAATGATTTGGCCCTGTGCCTTTTGAATATTGATCATTTTAAAAAGGTGAACGACACCTACGGTCATCCCGTGGGCGACAAGGTGCTGGTTCGGATTGCCCGGTTTATCACTGAAAATCTGCGAAAATACGATATTCCCTGCCGGTACGGCGGAGAGGTCTTCGGCATCCTTTTGCCCAATACGGGAAAGGCGGGGGCTGAAAGCATGTGCAACAGAATCCGGGAGCAGGTGGCCTTACACCATTTTGAGTATGGGGAGTTTTCCTTTAATATCACCCTGAGTGCCGGGATCGCCATGGGCGGAAAAACAGCCCAGACTGGCGGACACGTCCTGCCGGAGTATCTCATTCAGGCGGCGGATACGGCGTTGTACAGGGCCAAGGACAGGGGGCGGAATATGGTGGTGGTGGCCTGA
- a CDS encoding transporter substrate-binding domain-containing protein, which translates to MGKIRFFLFGIAICGVIITGTMFPATASAQDVVIYCDNNYAPYSYAESGKAAGIYTEIFAKAFARMNGYAVTIKPVPWKRGVKLMEDGKGFALYPPYYRPKARPFMDYPVPVLDEGYSVLTSKAFAGGGSKTWPDDFAGKKIGINAGFSIPDVDKAKALGVKIEEAATSRSNLLKLVSGRLDGYISDKNAMLWELKQLRDKGEYDPATQELVIAGDISREQGYLGFTNQDKGAFSFKADFVKQFVAVINEMKAGGEIQAVLDAYIK; encoded by the coding sequence ATGGGAAAAATTAGGTTTTTTTTGTTCGGCATTGCCATCTGCGGTGTGATCATTACCGGTACGATGTTCCCGGCGACGGCCAGTGCCCAGGATGTTGTGATCTATTGCGACAATAATTATGCCCCCTACTCCTATGCTGAAAGCGGGAAAGCAGCCGGCATCTATACTGAAATTTTTGCCAAGGCCTTTGCCAGAATGAATGGATATGCGGTGACCATCAAGCCCGTTCCCTGGAAACGTGGGGTGAAACTGATGGAAGACGGCAAAGGATTTGCCCTTTATCCGCCCTATTACAGGCCCAAGGCAAGGCCGTTTATGGATTATCCGGTGCCTGTCCTTGACGAGGGGTACAGTGTCCTGACATCCAAGGCTTTTGCAGGAGGCGGGTCAAAAACATGGCCCGATGACTTTGCCGGTAAAAAAATAGGCATCAATGCCGGGTTTTCCATCCCGGACGTGGATAAGGCCAAGGCACTCGGCGTAAAGATAGAGGAAGCGGCCACAAGCCGCTCCAACCTGCTTAAACTGGTTTCCGGCCGTTTGGACGGCTATATCAGCGATAAAAACGCCATGCTATGGGAACTCAAGCAGCTGAGGGACAAGGGCGAGTATGACCCTGCCACTCAGGAACTGGTCATTGCCGGCGATATCAGCAGGGAACAGGGATATCTCGGATTCACGAACCAGGATAAGGGGGCCTTTTCATTTAAGGCGGATTTTGTGAAACAATTTGTTGCAGTGATTAACGAAATGAAAGCCGGGGGAGAGATCCAGGCCGTTTTGGATGCCTATATCAAGTAA